TTGGCGGAAAACACGACTGGCGAGTTCTTGCCGATCTTGCCCGCCGCCATCGCTTCGAAGGTCAGATAAAGCGTCATCATCTTGGTGAGCGAGGCCGGGTAGCGGCGGCCGTTGGCATCGGCTGAATAGAGCACCTTGCCGGTCTTGGCGTCGACCACGATGGCGGACGACCTCGCCGCCAAGGACGAGGCGGGGCCGGCAACGACAAACGTCATCGCCATGGCGATGATCATGATCGTTTTGAGGGGAGAGGTGGATTTGGAAACGATGCCCGACAACGCCTGACGCACTGGTAGTTCCTTTGAATTCTCGTTGCTTTGGAGGCGGCAAAGGGATCCTGCCTCACTTCCGGCCAAGCTACCGGGGCAGCGTTACCAATCCGTTTATGGTAACCGCCGCGTTCACCATTTTCTTCGGGCTTGAAGCTCTCTTTATTCGAATCTTAGCCATTGACGTTCGGGCGGTGCCTCCAGTGGGCGAAATGTTGACTTTTTGTGCAGCGCACAATATGTTACGTGCATTGCACAAAACGCCGCCCGGACAGGGCGCGTCCTATGAACAGGCAACCGTCAAGGGAATCACGAAATGACCCAGACCTACGAAGATTTCAGCAAATACGGCAAAGAGTTTGCCGACACCGGATTGAAGAGCTTCGCTTCGCTGTCGAAGGGCGCTCAGGCGATCGCCACCGAGGCCGGTGAATACACCAAGAAGAGCTTCGAAGCCGGCAGCGCCGCCTTCGAGAAGCTGTTCTCGGCCAAGTCGCTGGACAAGGCGATCGAGATCCAGTCCGACTACGCCAAGCAGTCCTACGAGGCATTCGTTGCCGAGGCCACCAAGATTGGCGACCTCTATGCCGAACTCGCCAAGGAAGCCTACAAGCCGTTCGAATCGATCGTTGCCAAGGCGAAGTAATTTTCGCCTGACAGTCTAACTCCGGCCCTTTTGGGCCTGGGACAAACCCGGTCGCGGAAACGCGGCCGGGTTTTTTCATGTCAATTTCCGGTTCATGGCCGCGTCACGCTTCACGATTGCGAAAATCCGCCAAGTTTGGTCACCTAGCCATATTGTCAGCTAACCAGAAGGGCTTAAAATCGTCCATCGAACACCTACATGTTGAACTCGCATGAGGATTCGAAGAGGCAGGATTACGTGACGATCGGTTTGACTGCCACGAAACAAGTGGCGCGGATGCAAAACGGCGGCGGTGACGGCAATGAGGCCGGCCGCGGGACGGCGGTCATCACGCGCACCAAAACCAAGACCAAGAAGCCCAGCCTCTACCGGGTCCTCATCCTCAACGATGACTACACTCCGATGGAGTTCGTGGTTCACGTGCTGGAGCGTTTTTTCCAGAAGGACCGCGAAGCCGCCACACGCATCATGCTTCATGTTCACAATCATGGAGTGGGCGAGTGCGGGGTCTATACATTCGAGGTGGCCGAGACCAAAGTGTCTCAGGTCATGGATTTCGCCCGACAGAATCAGCATCCGCTGCAATGCGTGATGGAGAAGAAGTGAGGTAACATGCCGGCTTTCTCCCAAGGCCTGGAAAAGGCGCTTCACCAGGCGCTGACGCTCGCCAATGAGCGGCACCATGAATATGCAACCCTTGAACATCTGCTGCTCGCGTTGATCGACGACACGGAGGCCGCCGCCGTCATGCGCGCCTGCAACGTCGATCTCGACGAGCTGAAGCATACCGTTCTCACCTATATCGACACCGAGCTCGACAACCTCGTCACCGGTTACGACGAGGATTCCAAGCCGACGGCCGGCTTCCAGCGTGTCATCCAGCGCGCTGTGATCCATGTGCAGTCGTCGGGCCGCGAGGAGGTGTCGGGCGCCAACGTGCTCGTCGCCATCTTCGCCGAGCGCGAGAGCCATGCCGCCTATTTCCTGCAGGAACAGCAGATGACCCGCTACGACGCGGTCAACTATATCTCGCACGGCATCGCCAAGCGTCCGGGCGCATCGGAGACGCGCTCGCCGCGTGGCGCCGATGACGAGCAGGGCGGCCAGAATGGCGCCGAGCCGCAGGAGGAAGGCGGCAAGAAGAAACAGCAGCAGGATGCGCTGACGGCTTATTGCGTCAATCTCAACAACAAGGCCAAGGCCGGCAAGATCGATCCGCTGATCGGGCGCGAGTCGGAGATCAACCGCACCATCCAGGTGCTGTGCCGCCGCTCGAAGAACAACCCGCTCTACGTCGGCGATCCCGGCGTCGGCAAGACGGCGATCGCCGAGGGGCTGGCCAAGCGCATCGTCGAGGGCGACGTCCCCGAAGTGCTGCACAACGCCACCATCTTCGCGCTCGACATGGGCACGCTGCTGGCCGGCACGCGCTATCGCGGCGATTTCGAGGAACGGCTGAAGCAGGTCGTCAAGGAACTCGAGGATTATCCGGGCGCGGTGCTGTTCATCGACGAAATCCACACCGTGATCGGTGCGGGCGCAACGTCGGGCGGCGCCATGGACGCTTCGAACCTGTTGAAGCCGGCCCTGTCGTCGGGTGCGATCCGTTGCATCGGCTCGACCACCTACAAGGAGTTCCGCCAGTTCTTCGAGAAGGACCGCGCTTTGGTGCGGCGCTTCCAGAAGATCGACGTCAACGAGCCGACCGTCGAGGACGCCATCGAGATCATGAAGGGCCTCAAGCCCTATTTCGAGGAATTCCATAAGGTTCGCTACACCAGCGAAGCAATCAAGGCCTCGGTGGAACTGTCGGCGCGCTACATCAACGACCGCAAGCTGCCGGACAAGGCGATCGACGTGATCGACGAGACCGGGGCCTCGCAGATGCTGGTGCCGGAAGCCAAGCGCAAGAAGACCATCGGCATCAAGGAGATCGAAGCCACCATCGCGACCATGGCGCGCATCCCGCCGAAAACGGTTTCGGCCGACGACGAGAAGGTGCTGCAGGGCCTCGATATCGAGCTGAAGCGCGTCGTCTACGGCCAGGATACCGCTATCACCGCGCTCACCTCGGCGATCAAGCTGGCGCGGGCCGGCCTGCGGGAACCGGAAAAGCCCATCGGCTCCTACCTGTTCTCGGGCCCGACCGGCGTCGGCAAGACCGAGGTCGCCAAGCAGTTGGCTGCTTCGCTTGGCGTGGAGCTGATCCGCTTTGACATGTCGGAATACATGGAACGCCACACCGTTTCCCGGCTGATCGGCGCGCCTCCCGGCTATGTCGGCTTCGACCAGGGCGGTCTGTTGACCGATGGTGTCGACCAGCATCCGCATTGCGTGCTGCTGCTGGACGAAGTGGAAAAGGCACATCCGGACCTGTTCAACATCCTGTTGCAGGTCATGGACCACGGCAAGCTGACGGACCACAACGGCAAGCAGATCGACTTCCGCAACGTGATCCTGATCATGACTACCAATGCGGGTGCGTCGGATGCGCAGCGCGCGGCGATCGGCTTCGGTTCGACCAAGCGCGAAGGCGACGATGTCGAGGCGATCAACCGGTTGTTCACGCCGGAGTTCCGCAACCGCCTCGATGCGATCATCCCGTTCGGCTCGCTGCCGGTGCCGGTCATCCATCAGGTGGTGCAGAAGTTCGTCATGCAGCTCGAAGCCCAGCTCTCCGAGCGTGGCGTCACCTTCGACCTGTCGCCGGATGCGATCGCCTGGCTCGCCGACAAGGGCTATGACGAGCGCATGGGGGCACGGCCGCTCGGCCGCGTGATCCAGGAGCACATCAAGAAGCCGTTGGCCGACGAGGTGCTGTTCGGCAAGCTGAAGAAGGGCGGCACGGTGCGTGTCACCGTCGAGAAGAAGGAAACCGGCGAGACCGGCCTGAAGCTCGAATCGCTGGCCGACGAAGCGCCGGTGAAGCCTAAGAAGGAAGAGCCGGAAGACGCGCCGAAGCCGCGCAAGGCGGTGGCCAAGAAGCCTGCCGCAAAAAAGGTAGTGGCGCAGAAGCCGGAGCCCAAGGGCAAGGATGGCGGCAAGCGCAGCCTGGTACCGCAACTGCCCCGCAAGGGCTGACAGCTCTTGCTCCAGTATGAAAAAAGCCCCGGAGACGGGGCTTTTTTGCGCCACAGTCATCATGCGAAGCCGGCGAACAGACGCCTCAGCTTGCGAGTGCGGCACGGATCTTGCCGGCATTCTCGGCCAGCACTTCCGGCTTCTCGATCTGTCCGGAATGCGGTTTGAGCGGCACGCCCTCGAAGCGCGGAACCACATGGACATGCAGGTGGTAGACGGTTTGTCCGGAGGCCGGCTCGTTGAACTGCATGAGGGTGACGCCGTCGGCGTTGAAGGCCTTTTTCACGGCCACCGCCACTTTCTGCACGACGGCAAACAATGGGCCGAAGGTCGCCGGGTCGGCGTCGAGGATGTTGCGCGACGGTGCCTTTGGCACCACCAGCGTATGCCCCGGTCCTTGCGGCATCACATCCATGAAGACCATGACCGCATCGTCTTCGTAAACGCGATACGAGGGAATTTCGCCACGCAGGATCTTTGCGAAGATGTTGTCGGTGTCATAGGCGGTTTCAGCCATGGCGAATGCTCCAGATTGTGCCTCGCCGTCCCGTGTAGCGAAGCTCTTCGGGAGCGGCAAGACGATGACGGGCGATCAGGCGAGATCGACCATCCGGATTGGACAGGTGCGTGATGGAAACGCCTGCTATTCCTCGAGATCCTTGCGGAATGGGGTATGCTCTTCCAGATATTCGCCCATCCGCTCCACCTCGCGCCTTTCGCGCCTGAGGTAGTCGGCGACCGCGTTGCGTAAGCCAGGGTGCGAAATGTAATGGGCCGAATGCATGGTCACCGGCCGGTAGCCGCGTGCCAGCTTGTGCTCCCCTTGCGCGCCCGCCTCGACCACCTTCAGCTTGCGTTCGATGGCGAAGTCGATGGCCTGGTGGTAACAGACTTCGAAATGCAGGAAAGGGTGATCCTCGATGCAGCCCCAGTTGCGGCCGTAGAGCGCGTCGGAGCCGATGAAATTGATGGCTCCGGCAATGTAGCGCCCGTTGCGCCTGGCCATCACCAGCAGGATGTCGTCCGCCATGCGTTCGCCGATCAGCGAAAAGAACTGGCGGTTCAGATAGGGGCGGCCCCATTTGCGGCTGCCGGTGTCCATGTAGAAGGTAAAGAAGTCGTCCCAGGCCTTTTCGGTCAGATCCTTGCCGGTCAGCCAGTCGATTGAGATACCGTCGGCAAGCGCCTCGCGCCGTTCCTTCTTCATTGCCTTGCGCTTGCGCGAAGCCAGCGTGGCGAGGAAGTCGTCATATGTCGAAAAGCCTTCGTTGAAGAAGTGGAACTGCTGGTCGGTGCGATGCAGGAAGCCCGCGGCCTCGAGCGTCGCGACGTCGTTCTCCTGCGCGAAGGTGACATGCGCCGAGGACACGCCGAGCTTGTCGGTCACCATTTTGAGACCGGCCGCAAGACCAGCCTTCACCGCATCCTGATCCTCGCCCTTGCTGACCAGCAGGCGAGGGCCGGTGACGGGCGTGAATGGCACGGCGCACTGCAGTTTCGGGTAATAGCGGCCGCCGGCCCGCTCGAAGGCATCCGACCAGCCGTGGTCGAACACATATTCGCCCTGGCTGTGCGATTTCAAATAGCAGGGGACTGCGCCCAGCAGCCTGCCTTGTGCATTTTCGAGCCGCAGGTGATGTCCTTGCCAGCCGGTGCGCCTGACAGCGCAACCGGAATCCTCAAGCGCGCTCAAAAAAGCAAATGAAACGAGGGGATTGTAGCCGCTTTCTGCATTATTGCGCGACGTGCCGACAAAGCCATCCCATTCATCGCAAGTGAAGGCACCGATACCAGCGGCGATGCGGATTGAAAACTCCGCGTTCGCTGTTTGCCCGTCGCCGTCATCGCCCTGATCCATGCGGCTTATTTAAGCTCCATCCGGGCCGCTACAAGTCACGTTTGAGTCACCTCGTTCAGGCGATCTCGACGAGGTCGGGTTCGAACCCTTCGAATGTCATCTGATCCGCATATTTGAAGGTCAGGTCGACCGCGGGCTGATCATGCACTGTCCAGGTGATAACTGGCATTTTGAGTTTTTCACGCACGAAACTGACAAACGGGTTCGGCAGGTCGCCGGCGGCATACGACGTGAAGGAGAGCTCATGCGCCAGCATGGCGAAATGCGCTTCGATCAGCTTGAGGTCCCTGCCGTAGGCCGTCAATCCAGCGGGAAGGCCAGGCGCGTGCTTTGGGAAATCGCGGATCAGCCAATGATCGAACGACATGATCGCCGCCTTGCCCGTGTAGCGCTTGAGCATCTTGCCGACTCGCGCCACCAGGCCTTCGTCCCGACCGGGAATCCCTTTCAGTTCGACGACAATGGGCACGCGACCATCGACGAGGTCGAGCGCTTCCTGCAGCGTCGGCACGTGATCGGCCGTGCCCCCAACCTTGAGCGCGGTCAGTTCAGCCGCGCTGCGTTGCCAGACGAAGCCATCCTGTCCGGTCAGCCTTTTCAGGTC
The genomic region above belongs to Mesorhizobium sp. B4-1-4 and contains:
- a CDS encoding GNAT family N-acetyltransferase, producing MDQGDDGDGQTANAEFSIRIAAGIGAFTCDEWDGFVGTSRNNAESGYNPLVSFAFLSALEDSGCAVRRTGWQGHHLRLENAQGRLLGAVPCYLKSHSQGEYVFDHGWSDAFERAGGRYYPKLQCAVPFTPVTGPRLLVSKGEDQDAVKAGLAAGLKMVTDKLGVSSAHVTFAQENDVATLEAAGFLHRTDQQFHFFNEGFSTYDDFLATLASRKRKAMKKERREALADGISIDWLTGKDLTEKAWDDFFTFYMDTGSRKWGRPYLNRQFFSLIGERMADDILLVMARRNGRYIAGAINFIGSDALYGRNWGCIEDHPFLHFEVCYHQAIDFAIERKLKVVEAGAQGEHKLARGYRPVTMHSAHYISHPGLRNAVADYLRRERREVERMGEYLEEHTPFRKDLEE
- a CDS encoding glycerophosphodiester phosphodiesterase, which produces MTDLSWLIARPVAHRGFHDMNKTRWENTLSAFAAAAERGYAIECDVHLSSDGVPIIIHDDDLKRLTGQDGFVWQRSAAELTALKVGGTADHVPTLQEALDLVDGRVPIVVELKGIPGRDEGLVARVGKMLKRYTGKAAIMSFDHWLIRDFPKHAPGLPAGLTAYGRDLKLIEAHFAMLAHELSFTSYAAGDLPNPFVSFVREKLKMPVITWTVHDQPAVDLTFKYADQMTFEGFEPDLVEIA
- the clpS gene encoding ATP-dependent Clp protease adapter ClpS, which encodes MQNGGGDGNEAGRGTAVITRTKTKTKKPSLYRVLILNDDYTPMEFVVHVLERFFQKDREAATRIMLHVHNHGVGECGVYTFEVAETKVSQVMDFARQNQHPLQCVMEKK
- a CDS encoding phasin family protein encodes the protein MTQTYEDFSKYGKEFADTGLKSFASLSKGAQAIATEAGEYTKKSFEAGSAAFEKLFSAKSLDKAIEIQSDYAKQSYEAFVAEATKIGDLYAELAKEAYKPFESIVAKAK
- the clpA gene encoding ATP-dependent Clp protease ATP-binding subunit ClpA, which codes for MPAFSQGLEKALHQALTLANERHHEYATLEHLLLALIDDTEAAAVMRACNVDLDELKHTVLTYIDTELDNLVTGYDEDSKPTAGFQRVIQRAVIHVQSSGREEVSGANVLVAIFAERESHAAYFLQEQQMTRYDAVNYISHGIAKRPGASETRSPRGADDEQGGQNGAEPQEEGGKKKQQQDALTAYCVNLNNKAKAGKIDPLIGRESEINRTIQVLCRRSKNNPLYVGDPGVGKTAIAEGLAKRIVEGDVPEVLHNATIFALDMGTLLAGTRYRGDFEERLKQVVKELEDYPGAVLFIDEIHTVIGAGATSGGAMDASNLLKPALSSGAIRCIGSTTYKEFRQFFEKDRALVRRFQKIDVNEPTVEDAIEIMKGLKPYFEEFHKVRYTSEAIKASVELSARYINDRKLPDKAIDVIDETGASQMLVPEAKRKKTIGIKEIEATIATMARIPPKTVSADDEKVLQGLDIELKRVVYGQDTAITALTSAIKLARAGLREPEKPIGSYLFSGPTGVGKTEVAKQLAASLGVELIRFDMSEYMERHTVSRLIGAPPGYVGFDQGGLLTDGVDQHPHCVLLLDEVEKAHPDLFNILLQVMDHGKLTDHNGKQIDFRNVILIMTTNAGASDAQRAAIGFGSTKREGDDVEAINRLFTPEFRNRLDAIIPFGSLPVPVIHQVVQKFVMQLEAQLSERGVTFDLSPDAIAWLADKGYDERMGARPLGRVIQEHIKKPLADEVLFGKLKKGGTVRVTVEKKETGETGLKLESLADEAPVKPKKEEPEDAPKPRKAVAKKPAAKKVVAQKPEPKGKDGGKRSLVPQLPRKG
- a CDS encoding HIT family protein — encoded protein: MAETAYDTDNIFAKILRGEIPSYRVYEDDAVMVFMDVMPQGPGHTLVVPKAPSRNILDADPATFGPLFAVVQKVAVAVKKAFNADGVTLMQFNEPASGQTVYHLHVHVVPRFEGVPLKPHSGQIEKPEVLAENAGKIRAALAS